A single region of the Pseudorhodoplanes sp. genome encodes:
- a CDS encoding DUF2207 domain-containing protein codes for MRKLAPVRLLCLLGLVLLAGLTRAPAAEVIHSFDSHVVLDKSGELTVIERIRVRAEGRDIKRGIYRDFPRTFLDAQGRRREVSFKLLGVTRDGRPENYFTERKSGGVIRIYAGDKDVMLTPGDHTYEFRYRTARQVRWFDSGPELNWNVTGNFWTFSILAASYRLELADGLRPVRWTAFTGPLGARGTDYRAGLSSDGALVVTTTRPLRAGEGLTVVAALPEGAVEPPTQATELWYAFHDNRGWVLGGVGFLLVLVYYVSAWRAVGRDPQGGTIIPLFHPPKGISPALANYIDNWGLGRDKWRAFTAAALSLAVKGLLRFDDKDGTLRLRGTDKLKEGRASLPAGESAIAGWLESSGGSAAIDTSNSSGVANVSRNFTSAIENENRNRFFRRNLGYVLAGAAMTVAVVVGTVVFGGLSESDIVILAVIAFGSVWLGMFLVPLLMALFGAIRFGSIVRSALTLIIIGIFVAGISIAMHDIFSGISGDVFPLLVSLLGDHPLPFLLVGAFAMLNGLFLYLMRAPTALGRPIMDQLAGFKLYLETAESDRLNLRGAPEITAERFEALLPYAVALDVEKPWSEAFAAALQRAYPDEPDPVNQHYRPNWHSGSWSGRSFGSAIASTVSSTASALSSAMPASSSSSGFSSGGGGSGGGGGGGGGGGW; via the coding sequence ATGCGGAAGCTTGCACCGGTCCGTCTTCTCTGCCTGCTTGGCCTGGTGCTGCTGGCCGGCCTCACCCGCGCGCCTGCGGCGGAGGTGATCCATTCCTTCGATTCACACGTCGTGCTCGACAAGTCCGGCGAACTCACCGTCATCGAACGTATTCGCGTGCGCGCGGAAGGCCGCGACATCAAGCGTGGCATTTACCGGGACTTTCCCCGGACTTTCCTCGATGCGCAGGGACGCCGTCGTGAAGTGAGTTTCAAGCTGCTCGGGGTCACCCGCGACGGCCGGCCGGAAAACTATTTCACCGAACGCAAGAGCGGAGGCGTCATCCGCATCTATGCCGGCGACAAGGACGTGATGCTGACGCCAGGCGATCACACCTATGAGTTTCGCTATCGCACGGCACGGCAGGTGCGCTGGTTCGACAGCGGGCCGGAACTGAACTGGAATGTCACCGGCAATTTCTGGACTTTTTCCATCCTTGCGGCGAGTTATCGGCTTGAGCTTGCCGATGGCCTGAGGCCGGTGCGCTGGACCGCCTTTACTGGTCCGCTCGGCGCTCGCGGCACCGACTATCGTGCGGGTCTCAGCAGCGATGGCGCGCTGGTCGTGACCACCACGCGGCCGCTGCGAGCCGGCGAAGGGCTTACGGTCGTCGCCGCCTTGCCGGAAGGCGCGGTCGAGCCGCCGACGCAGGCGACTGAACTCTGGTACGCGTTCCATGACAATCGCGGCTGGGTCCTTGGCGGTGTCGGATTCCTGCTGGTGCTTGTCTATTATGTATCGGCGTGGAGAGCGGTGGGGCGCGACCCCCAGGGCGGCACCATCATCCCGCTCTTCCATCCCCCGAAAGGGATTTCGCCTGCGCTGGCCAACTACATCGACAATTGGGGGCTGGGCCGGGACAAATGGCGGGCCTTCACGGCAGCGGCTTTGTCGCTCGCAGTGAAAGGTCTGCTGCGCTTCGACGACAAGGACGGCACGCTCAGGCTGAGGGGCACCGACAAGCTGAAGGAAGGCCGGGCATCGCTGCCTGCCGGTGAATCTGCCATCGCCGGCTGGCTCGAGAGTTCGGGCGGCTCCGCCGCCATCGACACGAGCAACAGCAGCGGGGTAGCGAACGTCTCGCGGAATTTCACCAGCGCCATCGAGAACGAAAACCGCAATCGCTTCTTTCGCCGCAACCTCGGCTATGTGCTTGCCGGCGCGGCGATGACGGTGGCGGTGGTTGTGGGCACGGTCGTTTTCGGCGGGCTATCCGAAAGCGACATCGTCATCCTCGCCGTCATTGCTTTCGGCAGCGTCTGGCTCGGCATGTTTCTGGTGCCGCTGCTGATGGCATTGTTCGGCGCGATCCGCTTCGGCTCAATCGTGCGCAGCGCACTGACGCTGATCATCATCGGCATCTTCGTTGCGGGCATCTCGATCGCCATGCACGACATTTTCTCAGGGATTTCCGGCGACGTCTTTCCCTTGCTGGTCTCGCTGCTCGGCGATCATCCCTTGCCGTTCTTGCTCGTCGGCGCGTTCGCCATGCTGAACGGGTTGTTTCTCTATCTGATGCGCGCGCCGACCGCGCTCGGCCGCCCGATCATGGACCAGCTCGCCGGCTTCAAGCTGTATCTGGAGACGGCGGAATCGGACCGGCTCAATCTGCGCGGTGCGCCGGAAATTACCGCGGAGCGCTTTGAGGCCTTGCTGCCTTATGCGGTCGCGCTCGATGTCGAAAAGCCGTGGTCGGAGGCCTTCGCCGCCGCGTTGCAGCGGGCTTATCCCGACGAGCCGGACCCGGTGAACCAGCATTACCGGCCAAACTGGCATTCCGGCTCCTGGTCCGGCCGCTCCTTCGGCAGCGCCATCGCTTCGACCGTGAGCAGCACCGCCAGTGCCCTGTCCAGCGCCATGCCGGCGTCCTCCTCATCCTCCGGTTTCTCCTCCGGCGGCGGGGGCTCGGGCGGAGGTGGGGGCGGCGGCGGTGGAGGGGGCTGGTGA
- a CDS encoding LemA family protein: MTWVLLALAAGAVLYAIIVFNRLVRTRQMANEAWSGIDVQLKRRADLVPNLVEVVKGYAAHERGVLEEVTRLRGAAGALPKDDVAHRAQAETALTAAIGRLIALAESYPDLKASANFLELQQQLSTLEDELQMARRYYNGAVRNQNVLVQSVPSNLIAGLFGFRERDYFELPDARERAVPQVTLQPR, encoded by the coding sequence ATGACTTGGGTTTTGCTGGCGCTGGCGGCGGGCGCCGTTCTTTATGCGATCATTGTCTTCAACCGTCTGGTGCGCACGCGCCAGATGGCGAACGAGGCGTGGAGCGGCATCGACGTGCAGCTGAAGCGGCGTGCCGATCTCGTGCCCAATCTGGTTGAGGTGGTGAAAGGCTATGCCGCGCATGAGCGCGGCGTTCTGGAGGAGGTCACGCGGTTGCGCGGCGCGGCCGGTGCGTTGCCGAAAGACGACGTCGCCCATCGTGCGCAGGCCGAAACGGCGCTGACGGCCGCCATCGGCCGCCTGATCGCGCTGGCCGAAAGCTATCCAGACCTGAAGGCGAGCGCCAATTTCCTCGAACTGCAGCAGCAGTTGAGCACCCTTGAAGACGAGTTGCAGATGGCGCGCCGCTATTACAATGGCGCCGTGCGCAATCAGAATGTGCTGGTGCAATCGGTGCCCTCAAACCTCATTGCAGGCTTGTTCGGTTTCCGCGAGCGCGATTATTTCGAATTGCCGGATGCGCGCGAGCGGGCGGTGCCGCAAGTGACATTGCAGCCGCGGTGA
- a CDS encoding cysteine hydrolase family protein encodes MTGARTLLQMAGVNPSPAKLGDAALVIIDAQNEYVTGRLPLEGVAAALDNIAALLKAARAAGAPVIHVVQRGRPGGLFDPESDAFRIAPQAAALAGETVVEKPLPNSFAKTNLQAVLEATGRKSLVIAGFMTHMCVSATARSALDHGYAATVISDAVATRALPDPLGGGDIPAEQVHCTALAELADRFATIATAGQIKA; translated from the coding sequence ATGACCGGCGCCAGAACATTGCTGCAGATGGCCGGCGTCAATCCGTCGCCCGCGAAGCTCGGCGACGCGGCGCTTGTGATCATCGATGCGCAGAACGAGTATGTCACCGGCAGGCTGCCGCTCGAGGGCGTGGCGGCCGCGCTCGACAATATCGCCGCGCTGCTGAAGGCGGCGCGCGCGGCCGGCGCGCCGGTCATTCATGTCGTGCAGCGCGGCCGGCCGGGCGGGCTTTTTGATCCTGAGAGTGACGCGTTCCGGATCGCGCCGCAGGCGGCGGCTTTGGCCGGCGAGACCGTGGTCGAGAAGCCGCTGCCGAATTCGTTCGCGAAAACGAATTTGCAGGCGGTGCTTGAGGCGACCGGCCGCAAGTCGCTCGTGATCGCCGGCTTCATGACGCATATGTGCGTGAGCGCCACCGCGCGCTCGGCGCTCGATCACGGCTACGCCGCGACCGTGATTTCCGACGCGGTGGCGACGCGCGCGCTGCCCGATCCGCTCGGCGGCGGCGACATTCCGGCAGAGCAGGTGCATTGCACCGCGCTGGCGGAACTGGCCGACCGCTTCGCCACGATTGCGACGGCCGGACAGATCAAGGCCTGA
- a CDS encoding endonuclease domain-containing protein, producing MIAMPNDEPRTWARRDPSILAPQRGHARQMRKAPTDAERKLWFHLRHRLQLADTHFRRQVQIGPYIVDFACHHSKLIIEVDGGQHAQNPAADEKRTQRLEADGYKVLRFWNNDVLSNIDGVLAEIQRAVTGTPTPDPSPQGGGEKKQRQHSAPEAGGASR from the coding sequence ATGATTGCGATGCCGAACGATGAACCGCGCACATGGGCACGGCGGGATCCTTCGATCCTGGCGCCGCAGCGTGGGCATGCGCGGCAGATGCGCAAGGCACCTACCGATGCAGAGCGCAAGCTATGGTTCCATCTTCGCCACCGCTTGCAGCTGGCAGACACTCATTTCCGGCGGCAAGTGCAGATTGGTCCTTACATCGTCGACTTTGCTTGCCATCATTCGAAGCTGATCATTGAAGTCGACGGTGGGCAGCATGCGCAGAATCCGGCTGCTGACGAAAAGCGCACGCAGCGTCTCGAAGCGGATGGCTATAAGGTGCTGCGCTTCTGGAATAATGACGTATTGTCGAACATCGATGGTGTGTTGGCTGAGATTCAACGCGCTGTAACTGGGACCCCCACCCCCGACCCCTCCCCACAAGGGGGAGGGGAGAAGAAGCAACGACAGCATTCCGCACCAGAGGCGGGGGGAGCGTCAAGATGA
- a CDS encoding glycine--tRNA ligase subunit alpha — MEPSRSFQGLILTLQRFWADHGCVILQPYDMEVGAGTFHPATTLRALGPKPWNAAYVQPSRRPKDGRYGENPNRLQHYYQFQVILKPSPADIQELYLKSLYTIGIDPKIHDIRFVEDDWESPTLGAWGLGWECWCDGMEVSQFTYFQQVAGFECAPVAGELTYGLERLAMYVQGVENVFDLNFNGREGKEKVTYGDVFLQAEQEYSRHNFEYSDTAMLFEQFRMAEEACRKYLEAGWQENKDGKKERHLMALPAYDQCIKASHVFNLLDARGVISVTERQSYILRVRELAKACGAAWLATEAGGAG; from the coding sequence TTGGAGCCTTCACGCTCCTTTCAGGGGCTGATCCTGACCCTGCAACGCTTCTGGGCGGACCATGGCTGCGTGATCCTGCAGCCCTATGACATGGAGGTCGGCGCGGGAACCTTTCATCCTGCGACCACCCTGCGGGCGCTGGGGCCGAAACCGTGGAACGCCGCCTATGTGCAGCCCTCGCGCCGCCCGAAGGACGGCCGCTATGGCGAGAATCCGAACCGCCTGCAGCATTATTACCAGTTCCAGGTGATCCTGAAGCCGTCGCCAGCCGACATTCAGGAGCTTTACCTCAAGTCGCTCTACACCATCGGCATCGACCCGAAGATCCACGACATCCGGTTTGTCGAGGACGACTGGGAGAGCCCGACGCTCGGCGCCTGGGGGCTGGGCTGGGAATGCTGGTGCGACGGGATGGAGGTGAGCCAGTTCACCTACTTCCAGCAGGTCGCCGGCTTCGAATGCGCGCCGGTCGCGGGCGAGCTGACTTACGGACTGGAGCGCCTCGCCATGTATGTGCAGGGCGTCGAGAATGTCTTCGACCTGAATTTCAACGGGCGCGAGGGCAAGGAGAAGGTCACCTATGGCGACGTGTTCCTGCAGGCCGAGCAGGAATATTCGCGGCACAATTTCGAATACTCCGACACGGCGATGCTGTTCGAGCAGTTCCGCATGGCGGAAGAGGCGTGCCGGAAATATCTCGAAGCGGGTTGGCAGGAAAACAAGGACGGAAAGAAAGAGCGTCACCTGATGGCGCTGCCGGCGTATGACCAGTGCATCAAGGCGAGCCATGTGTTCAACCTGCTCGACGCGCGCGGCGTGATTTCGGTGACCGAACGCCAGAGCTACATCCTGCGGGTGCGCGAACTTGCGAAAGCCTGCGGCGCGGCCTGGCTCGCGACCGAAGCGGGCGGGGCGGGGTGA
- a CDS encoding alpha/beta hydrolase produces the protein MDQVGLGGVRFRTDIAGHGGEWLVLLHELGGSLESWTPAVPELAKHFRVLRYDSRGAGQSEKLRGDFAIDTLVNDVGAMLDHFGIASCHIAGTAIGSGIGIRFAAAHPRRVKSLVLAAPVMGVVPDRKVYLRDRAALVAKEGMQAVVDDTLSRSYPPAVIRDKTMYEAYRARFLANDPESYAALNRAFIDFDAVPDLGKLQCPVLVIAGEHDGLRPPEEAGRVAAQIKDARVVVIDAAHVAPTQAPGELVREMLEFYAELSAR, from the coding sequence ATGGATCAGGTGGGGCTTGGAGGTGTTCGCTTCCGCACCGATATTGCAGGGCATGGCGGCGAATGGCTGGTGCTGCTGCATGAACTCGGCGGGTCGCTCGAGTCATGGACACCCGCCGTGCCGGAACTGGCGAAGCATTTCCGGGTGCTGCGCTACGATTCGCGCGGGGCAGGCCAATCCGAAAAGCTGCGCGGCGATTTTGCAATCGACACGCTTGTGAACGATGTCGGCGCGATGCTGGATCATTTCGGAATTGCGTCGTGTCATATCGCCGGCACCGCGATCGGTTCCGGCATCGGCATCCGCTTCGCCGCGGCCCATCCGCGGCGCGTGAAATCGCTGGTGCTGGCGGCGCCGGTCATGGGTGTGGTGCCGGATCGCAAGGTCTATTTGCGCGACCGCGCGGCGCTGGTGGCGAAGGAAGGCATGCAGGCGGTGGTGGACGATACGCTCAGCCGCTCCTATCCGCCGGCCGTGATCCGCGACAAAACCATGTACGAAGCCTATCGCGCGCGCTTCCTCGCCAACGATCCGGAGAGCTACGCCGCGCTCAACCGCGCCTTCATCGATTTCGACGCGGTGCCCGATCTCGGCAAGCTGCAATGTCCGGTGCTTGTGATCGCAGGCGAGCATGACGGCCTGCGTCCGCCGGAAGAGGCCGGGCGCGTCGCGGCGCAGATCAAGGACGCGCGTGTTGTGGTGATCGATGCCGCGCATGTCGCGCCGACGCAGGCGCCGGGGGAGCTGGTACGGGAAATGCTGGAATTTTACGCGGAACTGAGCGCGCGCTGA
- a CDS encoding amidohydrolase family protein — protein sequence MTTALSRRAFIASFALTTVIGLQCALAQDAAPGAVTLFENVRIFDGKSGTLSAPSHVLVRGNIIERISAAPIPTDRRADTRIIDGGGRTLMPGLIDAHWHAALIRVTPAESMGDVTFSSLLAGAEATDTLMRGFTTVRDVGGPVFGLKRAIDEGVLAGPRIYPSGAVITVTSGHGDFRQLTDLPRTVGGVLHRMEQLGGSMVADSPDEVRLRTREQLMQGASQIKLTAGGGVSSPFSPIDVTTFTAEELRAAVEAAENWGTYVTVHAFTPAAIQRAIAVGVKVIEHGMLMDDATAKLMAEKGIWLSMQPLPEGLRLGFPEGSVQRAKADEVWPGIAKTYELAKKYKLKTAWGTDVLFSAALAKQQGAILASLTRWYTPAEALVMATSTNAELLALTGLRNPYPGKLGVIEHGALADLLLVDGDPLANIALVADPAKNFVVIMKDGRIHKNTLSK from the coding sequence ATGACTACCGCCCTGTCTCGCCGTGCCTTCATTGCCTCATTCGCCCTGACAACCGTCATCGGCCTGCAATGCGCGCTTGCGCAGGACGCCGCGCCGGGCGCCGTCACCCTGTTCGAAAACGTGCGCATCTTCGACGGCAAGTCCGGCACCCTCTCGGCGCCGTCACACGTTCTGGTCAGGGGCAACATCATCGAGCGCATTTCCGCCGCGCCGATCCCGACCGATCGCCGCGCCGATACGCGCATCATCGACGGCGGCGGACGCACCCTGATGCCGGGCCTGATCGACGCGCACTGGCACGCGGCTCTGATCCGGGTGACTCCGGCGGAGTCGATGGGTGACGTTACTTTTAGCTCCCTCCTGGCTGGCGCCGAGGCAACGGACACCTTGATGCGCGGCTTCACCACCGTCCGCGACGTGGGCGGGCCGGTGTTCGGCCTCAAGCGCGCGATCGACGAAGGCGTCCTCGCCGGTCCGCGCATCTACCCCTCCGGTGCCGTGATCACAGTGACGAGCGGGCATGGGGATTTCCGTCAACTCACCGACTTGCCGCGCACTGTCGGCGGCGTGCTTCACCGCATGGAGCAGCTCGGCGGAAGCATGGTCGCGGACAGCCCGGACGAGGTGCGTCTGCGCACACGCGAACAGCTCATGCAGGGGGCCTCCCAGATCAAGCTGACGGCGGGCGGCGGGGTGTCGTCGCCCTTCAGTCCGATCGACGTGACCACCTTCACCGCGGAGGAACTGCGTGCCGCGGTGGAAGCGGCGGAGAATTGGGGCACCTACGTCACCGTGCATGCCTTTACGCCGGCCGCGATCCAGCGGGCCATCGCCGTTGGGGTGAAGGTTATCGAGCACGGCATGCTGATGGACGATGCGACCGCCAAGCTGATGGCCGAAAAGGGCATCTGGCTGAGCATGCAGCCGTTGCCTGAGGGCCTGCGGCTGGGCTTTCCGGAGGGCTCTGTACAACGCGCCAAGGCGGATGAGGTCTGGCCCGGCATCGCCAAGACCTACGAATTGGCAAAGAAGTATAAGCTGAAGACGGCATGGGGCACCGACGTCCTGTTCTCCGCCGCGCTGGCGAAGCAGCAGGGCGCGATTCTCGCGTCGCTCACCCGCTGGTACACGCCCGCCGAAGCGCTCGTGATGGCAACCAGCACCAACGCCGAACTGCTGGCCCTCACCGGCCTGCGCAATCCCTATCCCGGCAAGCTCGGTGTCATAGAGCACGGCGCGCTCGCCGACCTGCTGCTGGTCGACGGCGATCCGCTCGCGAATATCGCGCTCGTTGCAGATCCGGCGAAGAACTTCGTGGTCATCATGAAGGATGGCAGGATTCACAAGAATACACTAAGCAAGTGA
- a CDS encoding DUF4105 domain-containing protein: MHKPPSKAEGAAASHRTFLSRILGWLIAGIWLLAQLLLIGWASLAIYFSNLPWPWLRLALAVSFAAFAAWAFWVSRQRHMRVALAITYLGVVAWWIAIPPSHDRNWRPEFAVMPRAHIDGDHVRLTGVRDFDYRTRNDFTVRYEEREVQLSHLTGLDFYVSYWREGLVAHTFLSFIFDNAPPLSISIETRPEVGEGFAPVASMFKQFELIYVVGSERDLVGVRTNHRRETTYLYRLNTSAEDARRLLLIYLARINELADRPEFYHLLSNNCTLNIIRYANAAGRQGRFDLRHLFNGLIDSYLYHSGRVNTDLPFDELRRRSLINAAAQAAGDAPDFSQRIRASLPTISR, from the coding sequence ATGCATAAGCCGCCGAGCAAAGCCGAAGGAGCCGCCGCTTCACATCGCACGTTCCTCTCCAGGATTCTCGGCTGGCTGATCGCAGGGATCTGGTTGCTGGCACAGCTGCTCCTCATCGGATGGGCCAGCCTGGCGATCTATTTTTCGAACCTGCCATGGCCCTGGCTGCGCCTTGCATTGGCGGTGTCCTTTGCAGCCTTCGCGGCCTGGGCCTTCTGGGTGTCGCGGCAACGGCATATGCGCGTGGCCCTCGCCATAACGTATCTCGGCGTGGTCGCATGGTGGATCGCCATTCCTCCCTCGCACGATCGCAACTGGCGGCCGGAATTTGCGGTCATGCCGCGTGCCCATATCGACGGCGACCACGTGCGCCTGACCGGGGTGCGCGATTTCGATTACCGCACCCGCAACGATTTCACAGTGCGCTATGAGGAGCGCGAGGTGCAGCTGTCGCACCTGACCGGGCTGGATTTCTACGTCTCATACTGGCGCGAAGGCTTGGTGGCACACACCTTCCTGAGCTTCATTTTCGACAACGCGCCGCCGCTGAGCATTTCCATCGAGACGCGGCCGGAGGTCGGCGAGGGCTTTGCACCCGTCGCCTCCATGTTCAAGCAATTCGAACTGATCTACGTGGTGGGCAGCGAGCGCGACCTCGTGGGGGTGCGCACAAATCACCGGCGCGAGACGACCTACCTCTATCGTCTCAACACCTCGGCCGAGGATGCCCGCCGGCTGCTGCTGATCTATCTGGCACGGATCAATGAACTCGCCGATCGTCCGGAATTCTATCACCTGTTGAGCAACAACTGCACCCTCAACATCATCCGCTATGCAAACGCCGCCGGCCGGCAGGGGCGCTTCGACCTGCGTCACCTCTTCAACGGCCTGATCGACAGTTACCTCTATCATTCCGGCCGGGTGAACACGGATTTGCCGTTCGACGAATTGCGGCGGCGCTCGCTGATCAACGCGGCGGCACAGGCGGCCGGCGACGCGCCCGATTTCTCGCAGCGCATCCGCGCGTCACTGCCGACGATCTCTCGCTGA
- a CDS encoding adenine phosphoribosyltransferase: protein MTSPVLENDLKAAIRTIPDYPKPGIMFRDITTLLGNPRAFRRAVDELVQPWAGSKIDKIAGIEARGFIIGGAIAHQLSAGFIPIRKKGKLPHKSVRVAYSLEYGIDEMEMHADAVEKGERVILVDDLIATGGTAEGAVKLLRQMGAEVASAVFMVDLPELGGADKLRALGVNVRTLVSFEGH, encoded by the coding sequence ATGACCTCTCCTGTCCTTGAAAACGACCTGAAAGCCGCGATCCGCACCATTCCGGATTATCCCAAGCCCGGAATCATGTTCCGCGACATCACCACCCTGTTGGGAAATCCGCGCGCCTTCCGCCGCGCAGTGGATGAGCTGGTGCAGCCGTGGGCGGGGTCGAAGATCGACAAGATCGCCGGCATCGAGGCGCGCGGCTTCATCATCGGCGGCGCCATCGCGCATCAGCTCTCCGCCGGCTTCATTCCGATCCGCAAGAAGGGCAAGCTGCCGCACAAGAGCGTGCGCGTGGCCTATTCGCTGGAATACGGCATTGATGAGATGGAAATGCATGCCGACGCGGTGGAGAAGGGCGAGCGCGTGATCCTGGTCGACGACCTGATCGCGACCGGCGGCACCGCCGAAGGTGCGGTGAAGCTGCTGCGCCAGATGGGCGCGGAAGTGGCCTCCGCGGTGTTCATGGTCGACCTGCCGGAGCTCGGCGGCGCCGACAAGCTGCGCGCGCTCGGCGTCAATGTGCGCACGCTGGTTTCCTTCGAGGGGCATTAG
- a CDS encoding S-methyl-5'-thioadenosine phosphorylase: MTRAVLGIIGGSGIYDLPGLQNVREEHIRSPWGEPSGPLRIGEMAGLPVVFLPRHDKGHRLSPSDINYRANIDVLKRAGVTDLVSVSACGSFKEELPPGTFVLVDQFVDRTHKRESSFFGKGCVVHVSMAHPVSPRLRIHLAAAAQAAGIPVVRDGTYVCMEGPQFSSYAESMTYKQLGYSVIGMTNMPEAKLAREAEICYATVAMVTDYDCWHPDHDAVTVQDVIKVLVSNAEKAKTLVAQLAKDFPREHEPCPIGSDRALDNAFITAPEARDPELLKKLDAVAGRVLGV, from the coding sequence ATGACACGCGCGGTTCTCGGCATCATTGGCGGCTCCGGCATCTACGATCTGCCCGGCCTGCAGAATGTGCGCGAGGAGCACATCAGAAGTCCCTGGGGCGAGCCGTCGGGGCCGCTACGCATCGGCGAGATGGCGGGACTGCCGGTGGTGTTCCTGCCACGGCACGACAAGGGGCATCGCCTGTCGCCCTCCGACATCAACTACCGCGCCAATATCGACGTGCTCAAGCGCGCCGGCGTGACCGATCTTGTCTCGGTGTCGGCCTGTGGTTCGTTCAAGGAGGAATTGCCGCCCGGCACATTCGTGCTGGTTGACCAGTTCGTCGACCGCACGCACAAGCGCGAAAGCTCCTTCTTCGGCAAGGGCTGCGTGGTGCATGTGTCGATGGCACATCCGGTCTCGCCGCGATTGCGCATCCATCTCGCTGCAGCGGCGCAGGCGGCCGGTATCCCGGTCGTGCGCGACGGCACCTATGTGTGCATGGAGGGCCCGCAATTCTCCTCCTATGCGGAGAGCATGACCTACAAGCAGCTCGGTTATTCGGTGATCGGCATGACCAACATGCCGGAAGCCAAGCTCGCGCGCGAGGCGGAGATCTGTTACGCCACCGTCGCCATGGTGACCGATTATGATTGCTGGCACCCCGACCACGACGCGGTGACGGTGCAGGACGTGATCAAGGTGCTGGTGTCGAATGCCGAGAAGGCAAAGACGCTGGTGGCGCAGCTGGCAAAGGATTTCCCGCGCGAGCATGAGCCGTGCCCGATCGGCTCCGACCGCGCGCTCGACAATGCGTTCATCACCGCGCCGGAGGCGCGCGATCCCGAGCTTCTGAAAAAGCTCGATGCGGTGGCGGGCAGGGTGCTCGGCGTGTAG
- the petA gene encoding ubiquinol-cytochrome c reductase iron-sulfur subunit, whose protein sequence is MTAMSSAGQTRRDFLYIATGAVGAVGAAAVAVPLISQMNPDASTIAAGAPIEVDLTPIAEGQVIKVFWRGKPIFVNHRTPKEIEEAQKVNLASLPDPEPDSARVKEGHANFQVLIGICTHLGCIPIAHSGEYNGYFCPCHGSVYDTSGRIRQGPAPLNLALPPYQFVSDTKIRIG, encoded by the coding sequence GTGACAGCCATGTCTTCGGCGGGACAGACACGCCGCGATTTTCTCTACATTGCGACCGGAGCCGTCGGAGCCGTTGGCGCCGCTGCCGTCGCCGTGCCGCTCATCTCGCAGATGAACCCGGACGCCTCGACCATCGCCGCCGGCGCGCCGATCGAGGTCGACCTGACGCCGATCGCGGAAGGCCAGGTCATCAAGGTCTTTTGGCGCGGCAAACCGATCTTCGTGAACCACCGCACGCCGAAAGAGATCGAGGAAGCGCAGAAGGTCAATCTGGCAAGCCTGCCCGACCCGGAGCCGGATTCGGCACGCGTGAAGGAAGGCCATGCCAATTTCCAGGTGCTGATCGGCATCTGCACCCATCTCGGCTGCATCCCGATCGCGCATTCGGGCGAGTACAACGGTTATTTCTGCCCTTGCCACGGTTCGGTCTACGATACCTCGGGCCGTATTCGCCAAGGTCCGGCGCCGCTCAATCTCGCTTTGCCGCCCTATCAATTCGTCTCCGACACCAAGATCCGGATCGGCTGA
- a CDS encoding tRNA (cytidine(34)-2'-O)-methyltransferase — MQIALYQPDIPQNAGTILRLCACLAVRAHLIEPAGFPISDRHFRRAGMDYLDQVEIGRHASWPAFDVWRRSEGLRLVLFTTRGAVSYLDHAFDPRDVLLFGRESAGVPDEVQAAAEARLLIPMQPGMRSINVAMTAAMALGEALRQTGGFPASSDTMER, encoded by the coding sequence ATGCAGATCGCGCTCTATCAGCCCGATATCCCGCAAAACGCCGGAACGATTCTGCGGCTCTGCGCCTGCCTCGCGGTCAGGGCCCATCTCATTGAACCGGCAGGCTTTCCGATTTCGGACCGGCATTTCCGCCGGGCCGGCATGGACTATCTCGACCAGGTGGAAATCGGCCGCCACGCGTCCTGGCCGGCCTTCGACGTGTGGCGGAGAAGCGAGGGGCTGCGGCTCGTGCTCTTCACCACGCGCGGGGCGGTGTCCTATCTGGACCATGCCTTCGACCCGCGCGACGTCCTCCTCTTCGGCCGGGAATCGGCCGGGGTCCCGGACGAGGTGCAGGCGGCGGCCGAGGCGCGGCTGCTGATCCCGATGCAGCCCGGGATGCGGTCCATCAACGTGGCGATGACGGCCGCCATGGCGCTCGGGGAGGCGCTAAGGCAGACTGGCGGCTTCCCGGCAAGCTCGGACACAATGGAGAGGTAG
- a CDS encoding CopG family antitoxin, protein MPTVRTSEGAAPDQAKSGGPQLLSNRKKDDVQIRLRLPTGTLDRIKIAASRRDVPYQSLIKTWLKEKVDAD, encoded by the coding sequence ATGCCCACAGTGCGCACCTCGGAGGGTGCGGCCCCTGACCAGGCGAAATCTGGCGGCCCTCAACTCCTATCAAATAGAAAGAAGGACGACGTACAAATAAGGCTTCGCCTGCCGACAGGGACACTCGACCGGATCAAGATCGCGGCCAGCAGACGTGACGTGCCTTATCAATCGCTGATCAAAACGTGGCTGAAAGAAAAGGTCGATGCGGACTGA